Part of the Gallalistipes aquisgranensis genome, TGCCCGCGCTGGATGCGGACGACTTCCAGAGCCTTTTCCTGATGGTGGCTCCGGGCACGCATCCCGACGGCAGCCTCACGCTGGAGGTGACGGCCGTGGACAACTCGGTCGACAAGGTCTCCCTGCCGGGCATCACCTTCAAGTCCAACCGCAACTACGCATGGGAGGAGACCCTCTCGCTGGATGACTTCCAGGGAGCCGATCCCTTCACGGCAAGCACCTCCGCGACGGAGTGCACCGTCGGCGAGGAGCTGATCTTCGACCTGGGCGGCGTGGCCGATTCGATCGCCTTCTTCTCGGGCGAAACGTTCAACGACTACCAGTATGCGAAAAAGGACCGCATGGTCTTTCCCGACATTCTGGTTTCGTTCAAGAACGCGCTCCAGAGCGGCACGCAGAACAAGCCCCTGAAGGTGAAATACTCGACCGATTTCAACGGGACCTACGACGAGGAGAGCATCCTGGCGGCCAGCTGGACGGACATCTCCGACCGCTTCACCATCTCCGACGACAACTCTTCGACCGTCAGCCTCAACTCTGCAAAGGAATACGGCCGATACGTATCCTCGGGCGAAGTGGATTTCGCACCGTTCTTCGAATCGGAAGACAAACCCGTCTACATGGGGCTCTTCTACCACATCGACGCCTATGTCACGGAGCTCGACAACGGCCGTACGGGAGCATGGATCACCGGTTTCCAGGTGGACGAACGGTACAAGGAGGAGCGGCAGACGCAGTTCACCCAGTCGGAAGAGACCATCCACATAGTGGAGGGAGCCTCTTACAGGACGGAATCCTCCCACTGCCAGTGGTATCAGACCCCCACGCTGCCGACGCCGAACATGTTCCGTTTCTGGTCCACGTTCAAGCCCACGTCCGACCGCGACGCCTATGCCGTGACGCAGCCGATCGTCCGGGGCGAGGCCAGGAACGTGGGACCGGACCTGCCGGTGACCGTCAAGGAAACGTCGGAGGAGCAGCCCGCGCAGTACGGCTACACGTTCAGCCAACCGGGCACCTACAAGGTGGTCTTCGTCGGTGTCAGCACGACCCTGCTGGGCCAGAAAGAGGTGGTGAAGGAGTTCGAAATCACCGTTCACCCCGCACCGGGCGCATAGACCCGCAGAAACGATCCCTTCCGGGAGGGGGATTCCGGCCGGAATCCCCCCGCGGCGGGGACAACACCAACCAATAACTTCGAAAACCATGAAACTGAAACACATACTGTTTCCGGCCCTGGCCCTCTGGAGCCTGTGCGCCTGCCAGAAGGACGATGCGGGGCTTCCGGAAGGGGTCACCGTAGAGGATATCACGGTGGAGGGCAGCGGGTACACGAAAACCGTGCTGACCGAGGGCGCCGACTACATCTCCGACCGAGGATACAAGATTTCCGGAATCCATCCCTATTTCGTCGGGTTCGAGATGCTGACCAGCAACAACAAGTCCCACAACGGGGGGACCATCACCCCGGTCGCCGACGGCTTCGTCTATATCATCGCCCCCGCGGCGAGCGTGCTGGACGGCTGGTCGGCCGTGCCCAACACGCAGGACAACAACCTCGTGATGAAATACAGCACCGGATCGGAAGACGTGGAGCTCTCGATCTTCATGAAACGGGCCTACGCGGGCCGGGCGGTGGAGATCCCCCGGCTGCCGGCCACGACCTTCTCCTGCGCCACCCCCATCGGGCGGAAAATCACCTACAACGACCGTTCGGTGGTGGTGAGCGTAAAAGGCACGCTCGTCGACATCCGGAAAGCCGCCAAAGGGGAAGAGGTCTATCCCCAGAACCACGATTACGTCTTCGGAGACGACCTGCCCGAATCGGTGCTCCAGAAACCTTACGCCACGGGACTGGCAGAGTCGGCCGGAGCCACGGAATTTTCGTGTCCGGTCTCCTGCACGGTCCTGCTCGCCTCGGACTGCGAGTCGCTCGGCACGACGGGATGGACTGCCACGGGCGAAAGTTTCACGGCGGGAGGGGTGACCTACCACCTGCACCGGTACGCATACGACACTCCGGAAGCGTGGGTGGCCGTTCCGCGGCCCGAGGCCTCGCAGGCGGCTTCCCTGCTGATCGCATCCAACCTGAAGGTGGCCGGCACGGAAGCGGTGCCGGGCGTGGAGATCGCCCGCGTTTCGACGCTGCGCAATACCTCCATTTCGAATCCGACCATCGTGATCCTGCCCAACGGGGAGTATCTCGTCGCCTGCACGGGAGCTCTGAGAAAAAAAGGGGAAGCAGCCCAGGTGGACGTGTTCGCCTCCTCCGACGGGGGAAAGAGCTGGAGCGTCCGGGCCGACCGGGACGGGGAGATGTCCTACACGACCCTCTTCATGCACAAAGGGAAACTCTATCTGATGGGGACGGACGCCCCCCACGGCAACATCATCATCCGCACGTCCGGGGACAACGGCGCGACCTGGACCTATCCCACCGGCAGCACGGACGGCCTGCTGCGTGAGGGCACGTTCCATGCGGCGCCGGGCACTCCCGTCGTCGTCCACGACGGACGCATCTGGCGGACCTTCGAGCACGAGGACGTGGAGGCGGACACGAAGACGGCCCTGGTCATGTCGGCTCCCGAAGACGCCAATCTGATGGACGCCGCCAGCTGGACCTACACCAACGAACTGGACCACTCCACGCTGAACTCGAACGACAAAGGCTACACCTTCCACGAATGGCTGGAGGGGAACGCCGTGGTCACCCCCGAGGGCGAGGTGGTCAACATCGTGCGCCTGGACGACCAGCGGCCGGGTCCGGACATCTATGCCGGAGTGCTGCGGGTGAAGGATGAGAACACCCTCGAATTCGACGTGACGCGCGACCTGATCGAGCTGCCCGGAGGCGGCAAGAAGTTCACGATCCGCCACGACGCCACGAGCGGCAAATACTGGACGATCACCAACCCCTCCGATCCGGACGACATGGGCAAGACCCACGAAGGATTCTACAAGAGCGGCATCAACTGCAACCTGATCCGCAACCGGATGGCGCTGTACAGTTCCGCAGACCTGAAAAGCTGGACGTTCGAACGGATGATCGTCGAGAACGACGATCCCTTCTTCCACGGCTACCAGTACGTGGACTGGCAGTTCGACGGCAACGACATCGTGGCCGTGAGCCGCACGGCCGTGCCCGAGGAGCGGGGACTGCCCGTCCGGCAACACGACGCCAACATGCTCACGTTCCACCGCGTGGAGAACTTCCGCTCGGCGCAATAATCCCCGACGACGATGCGTACGCTACCTGTTTCCCTCCTCTCCGTCCTGCTGCTCTCCGCGGCGGCCCTCTTCCCGGCACGGGGAGGGGCGCAGGATATCGAAACGGAGGGCCGCGTGATCGACGTCCGGCCCGTGACGCGGGGGGCCGAGGTCTATCCCATGAACAAGAAGGCCCGGTTCGGCAAGTCCATTCCGGAAAAGTACGTGGGCAAACGCTACGCCGTCAGCCTCGTGGAGCTGGAGGGGCCGAAGCGGGTGCGTGCCGGCCGGAAATGCCGGATCACGGTCGCCCTGCCCCGGGAGGACGCCGCCTCGCCGGTGTGGAGACCCACGGGGGAAACCTTCTTCGTGCGGTCGCTGCGGCACTATCTCTACGCGTGCGACTACGACACCCCCGGCGAGTGGATCGACCTGCCGC contains:
- a CDS encoding DUF5017 domain-containing protein; this encodes MKKTLYILGAIALLAGCSQDNLSGEDPAAGDPRAVRFTGCGTPLSRTSVEADGNEIEITWTDRDQVGIFGRGGYTANNYAYTAVPDERNAANCVFTPSDASYMILWTGTEQNFYAYYPYDKNAGGSPEALPVTLPAEQVQSAAGSTDHLGGLGFMKAAPASVVPSGSGSAGAALQFHNLFSIVELRLKMDASAGVEVPVKQVKLVSTAADLAIVKGTVDLTAPIEEGYTSLPVAVEEGSRSVTLTPETMPALDADDFQSLFLMVAPGTHPDGSLTLEVTAVDNSVDKVSLPGITFKSNRNYAWEETLSLDDFQGADPFTASTSATECTVGEELIFDLGGVADSIAFFSGETFNDYQYAKKDRMVFPDILVSFKNALQSGTQNKPLKVKYSTDFNGTYDEESILAASWTDISDRFTISDDNSSTVSLNSAKEYGRYVSSGEVDFAPFFESEDKPVYMGLFYHIDAYVTELDNGRTGAWITGFQVDERYKEERQTQFTQSEETIHIVEGASYRTESSHCQWYQTPTLPTPNMFRFWSTFKPTSDRDAYAVTQPIVRGEARNVGPDLPVTVKETSEEQPAQYGYTFSQPGTYKVVFVGVSTTLLGQKEVVKEFEITVHPAPGA
- a CDS encoding sialidase family protein, which produces MKLKHILFPALALWSLCACQKDDAGLPEGVTVEDITVEGSGYTKTVLTEGADYISDRGYKISGIHPYFVGFEMLTSNNKSHNGGTITPVADGFVYIIAPAASVLDGWSAVPNTQDNNLVMKYSTGSEDVELSIFMKRAYAGRAVEIPRLPATTFSCATPIGRKITYNDRSVVVSVKGTLVDIRKAAKGEEVYPQNHDYVFGDDLPESVLQKPYATGLAESAGATEFSCPVSCTVLLASDCESLGTTGWTATGESFTAGGVTYHLHRYAYDTPEAWVAVPRPEASQAASLLIASNLKVAGTEAVPGVEIARVSTLRNTSISNPTIVILPNGEYLVACTGALRKKGEAAQVDVFASSDGGKSWSVRADRDGEMSYTTLFMHKGKLYLMGTDAPHGNIIIRTSGDNGATWTYPTGSTDGLLREGTFHAAPGTPVVVHDGRIWRTFEHEDVEADTKTALVMSAPEDANLMDAASWTYTNELDHSTLNSNDKGYTFHEWLEGNAVVTPEGEVVNIVRLDDQRPGPDIYAGVLRVKDENTLEFDVTRDLIELPGGGKKFTIRHDATSGKYWTITNPSDPDDMGKTHEGFYKSGINCNLIRNRMALYSSADLKSWTFERMIVENDDPFFHGYQYVDWQFDGNDIVAVSRTAVPEERGLPVRQHDANMLTFHRVENFRSAQ